One stretch of Microbispora sp. ZYX-F-249 DNA includes these proteins:
- a CDS encoding LOG family protein: protein MFVCVYCSSSQKIDRKYLDLAREVGTELAHRGHGLVSGGAIVSCMGEVARAVRAGGGHTIGVIPQALVDVEIADTDSDELIVTAGMRERKGIMDARSDAFLVLPGGIGTLEELFEIWTSRVLGLHERPLVVLDPWGLYAPLRDLVDGMYEQGFTRPNVFDAISWATTVEEALDMLELSTVRLSPTGEELGES from the coding sequence GTGTTCGTCTGCGTGTACTGCTCGTCCAGCCAGAAGATCGACCGCAAGTACCTCGACCTCGCCCGTGAGGTGGGGACGGAACTGGCCCACCGCGGCCACGGCCTCGTCAGCGGAGGCGCGATCGTCTCCTGCATGGGCGAGGTCGCCCGGGCGGTCCGGGCCGGCGGCGGCCACACCATCGGGGTGATCCCCCAGGCCCTGGTCGACGTCGAGATCGCCGACACCGACTCCGACGAGCTGATCGTCACGGCCGGCATGCGCGAGCGCAAGGGGATCATGGACGCCAGGTCCGACGCGTTCCTCGTGCTCCCGGGCGGCATCGGCACCCTGGAGGAGCTGTTCGAGATCTGGACCTCCCGGGTGCTCGGCCTGCACGAGCGGCCGCTGGTCGTCCTCGACCCCTGGGGCCTGTACGCGCCGCTGCGCGATCTGGTCGACGGCATGTACGAGCAGGGCTTCACCCGGCCGAACGTGTTCGACGCGATCTCGTGGGCGACCACGGTGGAGGAGGCGCTCGACATGCTCGAGCTGTCCACCGTCCGCCTCAGCCCCACGGGCGAGGAGCTCGGCGAGAGCTAA
- a CDS encoding bifunctional polysaccharide deacetylase/glycosyltransferase family 2 protein, protein MTAGRRGKRTDPRGHWFLVAIAALLTAGALLLDGFAHNVVGETHAPPAAGEEHSPELDRVRSGGPVVNASGPRPRTVRTAARTVALTFDDGPDPKWTPRILDVLRRHGAKATFFVVGAHVAEHPELVRRILAEGHELGNHTYTHADLTTTPLWRTRLEMSLTQKVLAGTTGVHTRLARLPYSSSPSAVGGAQLAAMHVLGDEGYLVALTDLDSRDWSRPAVDRMVRDTLPRRGRGAVVMFHDAGGDRSGTVAAVDALLNALTKKGYSATTLTKAAGLPSAHTPTGTVERFLGSVLAVAQRVSAAFTGSLGWVLAVAGMLTLARLAFFVSLAWVHARRTRRRRPENAPRRRRDRVPVWPAPPAVSVIVPAYNEEAGIEATVRSLVTTDYSGRVEVLVVDDGSSDRTAEIAASLNLPGVRVIRQPNGGKPAALNTGIAHASHDILIMVDGDTVFEPSTIGNLVQPLADPSVGAVSGNTKVGNRRGMIGRWQHIEYVIGFNLDRRAFDLLGCMATVPGAIGAFRRQALLSVGGVSLDTLAEDTDLTMAICRAGWRVVYEERARAWTEAPTSLRQLWRQRYRWCYGTLQAMWKHRGAVLERGPFGRRCLGYLTLFQVVLPLLAPVVDIMAVYSVAVADPLPVVAVWAGFVTAQALSGWYALRLDGERASALWVLPLQQFVYRQLMYLVVIQSVATAVLGVRLRWHTVRREGTFNTLKNFENIPGSVEPVFAEAPSKE, encoded by the coding sequence ATGACGGCAGGACGGCGCGGCAAGCGGACCGACCCCCGCGGCCACTGGTTCCTCGTGGCGATCGCGGCCCTGCTGACGGCCGGCGCGCTGCTGCTCGACGGCTTCGCGCACAACGTCGTCGGCGAGACCCACGCGCCCCCTGCCGCGGGCGAGGAGCACTCCCCCGAGCTCGACCGGGTCCGCTCGGGCGGGCCGGTCGTGAACGCCTCGGGCCCGCGCCCTCGCACCGTGCGTACGGCCGCCCGGACGGTCGCGCTGACCTTCGACGACGGCCCCGACCCGAAGTGGACCCCCCGGATCCTCGACGTGCTGCGCAGGCACGGCGCCAAGGCGACCTTCTTCGTGGTGGGCGCCCACGTGGCCGAGCACCCCGAGCTGGTCCGCAGGATCCTCGCGGAGGGGCACGAGCTCGGCAACCACACCTACACCCACGCCGACCTGACGACCACCCCGCTCTGGCGCACCCGGCTGGAGATGTCCCTCACGCAGAAGGTCCTCGCGGGCACGACGGGGGTGCACACGCGCCTGGCGCGCCTGCCGTACTCCTCCTCGCCGTCGGCGGTCGGCGGCGCCCAGCTCGCGGCCATGCACGTACTCGGGGACGAGGGATACCTGGTGGCCCTCACCGACCTCGACTCGCGGGACTGGAGCCGTCCCGCGGTCGACCGGATGGTGAGGGACACGCTCCCGCGCCGGGGCCGGGGCGCGGTGGTCATGTTCCACGACGCCGGAGGCGACCGGAGCGGGACTGTGGCCGCCGTCGACGCCTTGCTGAACGCACTGACGAAGAAGGGCTACTCGGCCACCACGCTCACGAAGGCCGCCGGGCTGCCCTCGGCCCACACGCCCACCGGGACCGTCGAGCGCTTCCTCGGGAGCGTTCTCGCCGTCGCTCAGCGGGTCTCGGCCGCCTTCACCGGTTCACTGGGCTGGGTCCTCGCCGTCGCCGGGATGCTCACCCTCGCCCGCCTGGCCTTCTTCGTCTCGCTGGCCTGGGTCCATGCCCGCAGGACCCGCCGCAGGCGCCCGGAGAACGCCCCCAGACGCAGGCGTGACCGCGTGCCCGTGTGGCCGGCCCCTCCGGCCGTGTCGGTGATCGTCCCCGCGTACAACGAGGAGGCGGGGATCGAGGCGACGGTCCGCTCGCTGGTGACGACGGACTACTCGGGACGGGTCGAGGTGCTGGTCGTGGACGACGGTTCCAGCGATCGCACGGCGGAGATCGCCGCCTCGCTGAATCTGCCCGGCGTACGCGTCATACGTCAGCCCAACGGCGGCAAGCCCGCCGCGCTCAACACCGGCATCGCCCACGCCTCACACGACATCCTGATCATGGTGGACGGCGACACCGTCTTCGAGCCGTCGACCATCGGCAACCTCGTCCAGCCGCTCGCCGACCCTTCGGTGGGCGCGGTCAGCGGCAACACGAAGGTCGGCAACCGCCGCGGCATGATCGGCCGATGGCAGCACATCGAGTACGTCATCGGGTTCAACCTCGACCGGCGCGCCTTCGACCTGCTCGGCTGCATGGCGACGGTGCCCGGCGCGATCGGCGCCTTCCGCCGGCAGGCGCTGCTGTCGGTCGGCGGCGTCAGCCTCGACACCCTCGCCGAGGACACCGACCTCACGATGGCGATCTGCCGGGCGGGCTGGCGGGTCGTCTACGAGGAACGGGCCCGGGCCTGGACCGAGGCGCCCACCTCGCTGCGGCAGCTGTGGCGCCAGCGCTACCGCTGGTGCTACGGCACTCTGCAGGCGATGTGGAAGCACCGCGGGGCGGTGCTGGAGCGAGGACCCTTCGGCCGCCGGTGCCTCGGGTATCTCACGCTCTTCCAGGTGGTCCTGCCGTTGCTGGCCCCGGTGGTCGACATCATGGCGGTCTACAGCGTGGCGGTGGCCGATCCGCTGCCCGTCGTCGCGGTCTGGGCCGGATTCGTCACCGCCCAGGCACTCAGCGGGTGGTACGCGCTGCGCTTGGACGGCGAACGGGCGTCGGCGCTGTGGGTGCTCCCGCTGCAGCAGTTCGTCTACCGGCAGCTGATGTATCTGGTGGTCATCCAGTCCGTCGCCACGGCCGTTCTCGGGGTGCGCTTGCGGTGGCACACCGTGCGGCGGGAGGGCACCTTCAACACCCTGAAGAATTTTGAAAACATTCCCGGGAGCGTGGAACCGGTCTTCGCCGAGGCTCCGTCTAAGGAATGA
- the sigE gene encoding RNA polymerase sigma factor SigE, with translation MPVDEHDHQAETSVSDWTPPTWEEVVRTHSARVYRLAYRLTGNVHDAEDLTQEVFVRVFRSLSSYTPGTFEGWLHRITTNLFLDMARRKQRIRFEGLADDAAERLHGREPSPAQAYDDAHLEPDIQAALDALAPEFRAAVVLCDIEGLSYEEIAATLGVKLGTVRSRIHRGRAQLREALDHRAPSANRNGDQTPPSFSREGL, from the coding sequence ATGCCGGTGGACGAGCACGACCACCAGGCGGAGACTTCGGTGTCCGACTGGACGCCTCCCACATGGGAGGAGGTCGTCCGCACTCATTCCGCCCGGGTCTACCGGCTGGCCTATCGGCTGACGGGCAACGTCCACGACGCCGAGGACCTCACTCAGGAGGTCTTCGTCCGGGTATTCCGGTCCCTGTCGAGCTACACCCCGGGCACGTTCGAGGGGTGGCTGCACCGGATCACGACGAACCTCTTCCTCGACATGGCGCGGCGCAAGCAGCGCATCCGCTTCGAGGGGCTGGCGGACGACGCGGCCGAACGGCTGCACGGACGTGAACCGTCCCCGGCGCAGGCGTACGACGACGCGCACCTGGAGCCCGACATCCAGGCCGCGCTCGACGCCCTGGCGCCGGAGTTCCGGGCCGCCGTGGTGCTGTGCGACATCGAGGGACTGTCCTACGAGGAGATCGCCGCGACGCTCGGCGTGAAACTCGGCACGGTGCGCAGCCGCATCCATCGCGGCCGCGCCCAACTGCGGGAGGCGCTCGACCACCGGGCGCCCTCGGCGAACCGGAACGGCGACCAAACCCCCCCTTCATTCAGCAGGGAGGGACTGTGA
- a CDS encoding enoyl-CoA hydratase-related protein, which produces MTVTYDVDEAVATITLNRPDAMNSLTVAMNTELLAAVRRAADDASVRAVLLTGAGRAFCAGQDLREHAGNLDRGLGLANTVREHYNPIVLAVATMGKPVVAAVNGVAAGAGASLAFACDFRVVAEGARFSMAFTGIGLAPDSGASWTLQRLVGPARARQMLLLGEVVDAARALELGLVAEVVPADRLASAARGLAVRLAQGPTRAYAATKAALDHAASCSLADALEREAELQDECAATADHAAATKAFLNKERPTFEGR; this is translated from the coding sequence ATGACCGTGACCTACGACGTCGACGAAGCCGTCGCCACGATCACACTGAACCGCCCCGACGCGATGAACTCGCTGACCGTCGCGATGAATACCGAACTGCTCGCGGCCGTGCGGCGCGCCGCGGACGACGCGTCGGTGCGGGCCGTGCTCCTCACCGGCGCGGGCCGGGCCTTCTGCGCGGGGCAGGACCTGCGCGAGCACGCCGGCAACCTCGACCGGGGTCTCGGGCTGGCCAACACCGTGCGCGAGCACTACAACCCGATCGTGCTGGCCGTCGCCACGATGGGCAAGCCCGTCGTGGCCGCCGTCAACGGGGTCGCCGCGGGGGCGGGCGCCTCGCTGGCGTTCGCGTGCGACTTCCGGGTGGTGGCGGAGGGCGCCAGATTCTCGATGGCGTTCACCGGGATCGGGCTCGCGCCCGACTCCGGCGCGTCGTGGACCCTGCAGCGGCTCGTCGGTCCCGCGCGCGCCCGCCAGATGCTGCTGCTCGGCGAGGTCGTGGACGCCGCCAGGGCCCTGGAGCTCGGCCTGGTCGCCGAGGTGGTCCCGGCCGACCGGCTGGCGTCCGCCGCCCGCGGCCTCGCCGTACGGCTCGCGCAGGGGCCCACCCGGGCGTACGCCGCCACGAAGGCGGCGCTGGACCACGCGGCGTCCTGCTCCCTCGCCGACGCGCTGGAGCGGGAGGCGGAGCTTCAGGACGAGTGTGCGGCCACCGCCGACCACGCGGCGGCGACCAAGGCGTTCCTCAACAAGGAGAGGCCGACCTTCGAAGGCCGATAG
- a CDS encoding PaaX family transcriptional regulator — translation MRRGTRCGRTGRDPTLGGVNARAALFDLYGDHLRTRGGRASVAALVRLLAPLDIAAPAVRTAISRMVRQGWLDPVRLPQGPGYAVTPKCERRLDETAARVYRGGDAPWAGRWHVLVLEPVRDRARRERLRADLAFLGYAPLSETTWIGPRPSPELDALRVPGHRFDAAYEGDPRDLLARAWDLDAIGDAYEDWLASAADLVGSLPDDAPDDRVFAVRSRLVHGWRNFLFRDPGLPADLLPPGWPGEKARAFFDQEAARLLPAAAAFVDRTLNGAA, via the coding sequence ATGCGGCGCGGCACGCGTTGTGGACGGACCGGACGTGACCCCACACTGGGTGGGGTGAACGCCCGAGCCGCGCTTTTCGATCTTTATGGGGACCACCTTCGCACCCGTGGTGGCCGTGCCTCAGTGGCCGCGCTCGTGAGGCTGCTCGCGCCGCTCGACATCGCGGCGCCCGCCGTGAGGACCGCCATATCCCGCATGGTCAGGCAGGGCTGGCTCGACCCCGTACGGCTGCCGCAGGGACCGGGGTACGCGGTCACCCCGAAGTGCGAACGCAGGCTCGACGAGACGGCGGCCCGCGTCTACCGCGGGGGCGACGCGCCGTGGGCCGGGCGCTGGCACGTCCTGGTGCTCGAACCGGTCAGGGACCGGGCCCGGCGCGAGCGGCTCCGTGCCGACCTCGCCTTCCTCGGATACGCCCCGCTGTCGGAGACGACCTGGATCGGCCCCCGGCCGTCGCCGGAGCTCGACGCGCTGCGGGTGCCCGGCCATCGGTTCGACGCCGCGTACGAGGGCGACCCGCGTGACCTGCTCGCCCGCGCGTGGGACCTGGACGCCATCGGCGACGCGTACGAGGATTGGCTGGCCAGCGCCGCGGACCTGGTCGGCTCGCTGCCCGACGACGCGCCGGACGACCGGGTCTTCGCCGTCCGCAGCAGGCTGGTGCACGGCTGGCGCAACTTCCTGTTCCGCGACCCCGGGCTCCCCGCCGATCTGCTGCCGCCGGGCTGGCCGGGCGAGAAGGCCCGCGCCTTCTTCGACCAGGAGGCCGCGCGGCTGTTGCCCGCCGCCGCCGCGTTCGTGGACCGCACACTGAATGGAGCCGCCTGA
- a CDS encoding anti-sigma factor family protein — protein MSHLGERVSALIDGELSHNERERALAHLTFCADCRAEVEAMRALKTRLRSMDPPAMPADLTMSLLRMAEPGGPLPPRMRPFPDHPAFGAGRLPGMHAAGPMDNRPRGRDGGRSGPGRPGRIRRAGYVAVGMAGAAVALGTMLMAGGSTATPNPTPGQMFVQHPAQNRAPVVSTSPSPSPSVTRGLSR, from the coding sequence GTGAGTCATCTTGGCGAGCGCGTCTCCGCGCTCATCGACGGCGAACTCAGTCACAACGAGCGAGAACGCGCGCTGGCGCACCTGACGTTCTGCGCGGACTGCCGCGCGGAGGTCGAGGCGATGCGGGCGCTGAAGACCCGTCTGCGGTCCATGGACCCGCCCGCGATGCCGGCGGACCTCACCATGTCGCTGCTGCGGATGGCGGAGCCGGGAGGGCCGTTGCCGCCGCGGATGCGGCCCTTTCCCGACCACCCGGCCTTCGGCGCCGGGCGGCTTCCCGGCATGCACGCCGCCGGGCCGATGGACAACCGGCCCCGGGGCAGGGACGGCGGACGATCGGGTCCGGGGCGGCCCGGCAGGATCAGACGCGCCGGATACGTCGCCGTGGGAATGGCCGGCGCCGCCGTCGCCCTCGGCACCATGCTCATGGCCGGCGGATCCACCGCCACCCCGAACCCGACGCCCGGGCAGATGTTCGTACAGCATCCCGCCCAGAACAGGGCGCCCGTGGTGAGCACGTCGCCCAGCCCGTCACCGAGCGTCACCAGGGGGCTTTCGCGCTGA
- the dapE gene encoding succinyl-diaminopimelate desuccinylase — MRLDLAQDVGALTARLVDIESVSGAEKALADAIEEALVPLPHLTVLRDGDAVVARTDLGRAERVVIAGHIDTVPVAGNLPSRVEDGVLHGCGTSDMKSGVAVQLKLCLLAEPNRDLTFVFYDCEEVEAERSGLLRLTRTHPEWITGDFAVVMEPTDGLIEGGCQGTLRADITVKGVRAHSARSWEGVNAIHGIAPVLEILSGYEARRPVVDGLQFREGLNAVGVRGGVAGNVIPDECAVTVNYRFAPDRTLEEAFAHVQEVFDGFDVRLTDGAPGARPGLTHPVAAAFADAIGGTPRAKLGWTDVARFSALGMPAVNCGPGNPDIAHTAGENVSLAKIAESERRMTAWLTA; from the coding sequence ATGCGGCTTGACCTTGCCCAGGACGTGGGCGCGCTGACGGCGCGACTGGTGGACATCGAATCGGTGAGCGGCGCGGAGAAGGCGCTGGCCGACGCCATCGAGGAGGCACTCGTTCCGCTCCCGCACCTGACGGTGCTGCGGGACGGAGACGCCGTGGTGGCGCGCACCGATCTCGGCCGGGCCGAGCGCGTGGTGATCGCCGGGCACATCGACACGGTCCCGGTGGCGGGCAACCTGCCCAGCAGGGTCGAGGACGGCGTGCTGCACGGGTGCGGCACCTCCGACATGAAGAGCGGCGTTGCCGTCCAGCTCAAGCTCTGCCTGCTGGCCGAGCCGAACCGCGACCTCACCTTCGTCTTCTACGACTGCGAGGAGGTCGAGGCCGAGCGGAGCGGCCTGCTGCGGCTCACCCGCACCCATCCCGAGTGGATCACGGGTGATTTCGCGGTCGTGATGGAGCCGACCGACGGGCTCATCGAGGGCGGCTGCCAGGGCACGCTGCGGGCCGACATCACGGTCAAGGGCGTGCGGGCGCACAGCGCCAGGTCGTGGGAGGGCGTCAACGCCATCCACGGCATCGCGCCGGTCCTGGAGATCCTTTCCGGTTACGAGGCGCGGCGCCCGGTGGTGGACGGCCTCCAGTTCCGCGAGGGGCTCAACGCGGTGGGCGTACGCGGCGGGGTGGCCGGGAACGTGATCCCGGACGAGTGCGCGGTGACCGTGAACTACCGCTTCGCCCCCGACCGCACGCTGGAGGAGGCGTTCGCCCACGTCCAGGAGGTCTTCGACGGCTTCGACGTGCGCCTCACCGACGGCGCGCCGGGCGCGCGTCCCGGGCTGACCCACCCGGTCGCCGCGGCGTTCGCGGACGCGATCGGCGGCACGCCCCGGGCCAAGCTCGGCTGGACCGACGTCGCGCGGTTCTCGGCCCTCGGCATGCCCGCCGTCAACTGCGGCCCGGGCAACCCCGACATCGCGCACACGGCCGGGGAGAACGTGAGCCTGGCGAAGATCGCCGAGAGCGAGCGCCGCATGACCGCCTGGCTGACCGCATAG
- a CDS encoding leucyl aminopeptidase: MPIETTPVFAGPHGDDSRGAGVAPDADLVAVPFGPDLTPAAASWLESPVPVDALLAHYEAKGEPGEVVEVPVARDGGVRRVLLYGTGDGSAAALRKAGAAVARRAKGRASLSVVVPSEGESAALVEGALLAAYTFTIGNGRTKPVGEIVFVGGDERELKRGEAVARATALARDLVNTPSSVKTPAWLADQAKAVAAESGLDVRVWEEPELGEFGGIRAVGQGSVSPPRLVQLSYTPENPRAHVVLAGKGITFDTGGLSLKPTEGMKAMKTDMAGGAAVIAAMSALAAFEAPVRVTGLVACAENSISGSAQRPGDVITQYGGRTVEVLNTDAEGRLVLADALAYAHAELDPDVVVDIATLTGAAKVALGQSLAAVYSTDDSLAAALVDAGEASGERLWRMPLVEDYRAMLDSDVADLANIDTMKSGAAGSITAALFLREFTGGRPWAHLDIAGPARAGSDEGEITKGGTGFGVRLLLRYLTA; the protein is encoded by the coding sequence GTGCCCATCGAGACCACGCCGGTCTTCGCCGGTCCTCACGGTGACGACAGTCGCGGCGCCGGGGTCGCGCCGGACGCCGACCTGGTGGCCGTGCCCTTCGGCCCGGATCTGACCCCCGCCGCGGCGTCCTGGCTCGAGTCGCCCGTGCCGGTGGACGCGCTGCTCGCGCATTACGAGGCCAAGGGGGAGCCCGGCGAGGTCGTGGAGGTGCCGGTGGCGCGGGACGGCGGCGTCCGCCGCGTCCTGCTGTACGGCACCGGCGACGGCTCGGCCGCCGCGCTGCGCAAGGCCGGGGCGGCCGTCGCGAGGCGGGCGAAGGGCCGCGCCTCGCTGTCGGTCGTCGTCCCGTCCGAGGGGGAGTCCGCCGCCCTGGTCGAGGGGGCGCTGCTCGCGGCGTACACGTTCACCATCGGCAACGGCCGCACCAAGCCGGTAGGGGAGATCGTCTTCGTCGGCGGGGACGAGCGGGAGCTGAAGCGCGGCGAGGCCGTCGCGCGGGCCACCGCCCTCGCCCGCGACCTCGTCAACACCCCGTCCTCGGTGAAGACGCCCGCGTGGCTCGCCGACCAGGCGAAGGCGGTCGCGGCCGAGTCCGGGCTCGACGTGCGGGTGTGGGAGGAGCCCGAGCTCGGTGAGTTCGGCGGCATCAGGGCGGTCGGGCAGGGGTCGGTCAGCCCGCCGCGCCTGGTCCAGCTCTCCTACACCCCGGAGAACCCGCGCGCCCACGTGGTGCTCGCCGGCAAGGGCATCACGTTCGACACCGGCGGCCTGTCCCTGAAGCCCACCGAGGGCATGAAGGCGATGAAGACGGACATGGCGGGCGGCGCCGCCGTCATCGCCGCGATGAGCGCGCTGGCGGCCTTCGAGGCGCCGGTGCGGGTCACCGGCCTCGTGGCGTGCGCGGAGAACTCCATCTCGGGATCGGCGCAGCGGCCCGGGGACGTCATCACCCAGTACGGCGGGCGCACGGTCGAGGTGCTGAACACCGACGCCGAGGGCCGTCTGGTGCTGGCCGACGCGCTGGCGTACGCGCACGCCGAGCTGGACCCCGACGTCGTCGTCGACATCGCGACGCTGACCGGGGCGGCCAAGGTCGCGCTCGGCCAGTCGCTCGCGGCCGTCTACTCGACCGACGACTCGCTGGCCGCCGCGCTGGTAGACGCCGGCGAGGCCAGCGGGGAGCGGCTGTGGCGGATGCCGCTCGTCGAGGACTACCGCGCGATGCTCGATTCTGACGTGGCCGACCTGGCCAACATCGACACGATGAAGTCGGGCGCGGCGGGGTCGATCACCGCGGCGCTGTTCCTGCGCGAGTTCACCGGCGGCCGGCCCTGGGCGCACCTGGACATCGCGGGGCCCGCGCGGGCCGGCTCGGACGAGGGGGAGATCACCAAGGGCGGCACCGGCTTCGGCGTCCGCCTGCTCCTGCGTTACCTGACCGCCTGA
- a CDS encoding DUF3117 domain-containing protein, whose product MAAMKPRTGDGPLEVTKEGRGIVMRVPLEGGGRLVVELSADEASALGDALKKVVG is encoded by the coding sequence ATGGCGGCGATGAAGCCGCGGACCGGTGACGGTCCGCTGGAGGTCACCAAGGAAGGACGGGGCATCGTCATGCGGGTCCCTCTCGAAGGTGGCGGCCGACTCGTCGTGGAGCTGTCCGCGGACGAGGCCAGTGCCCTCGGCGACGCGCTGAAGAAGGTGGTCGGCTGA
- a CDS encoding LOG family protein produces MNHTRPERRQGPSLVRGGLVPESTHDQRLLDRRGPTGWLHEDPWRVLRIQSEFVEGFGALADLPPAVTVFGSARTGPDSPEYELGVKVGSALAKAGYAVITGGGPGVMEAANKGALEAGGVSVGLGIELPHEQRLNDYVDLGIEFRYFFVRKTMFVKYASGFVALPGGFGTLDELFEALTLVQTRKVTSFPVIMMGAAFWAPLVDWVRDTLLTTGKISKQDVDLISVTDDPDEAVRIIVEADRRAATQ; encoded by the coding sequence ATGAACCACACCCGACCCGAACGCCGGCAGGGTCCGTCCCTGGTCCGCGGCGGCCTCGTCCCCGAATCCACCCACGACCAGCGCCTGCTCGACCGCCGTGGTCCCACCGGCTGGCTGCACGAGGATCCCTGGCGGGTCCTGCGCATCCAGTCCGAGTTCGTCGAGGGTTTCGGCGCCCTCGCGGACCTTCCCCCCGCCGTGACCGTCTTCGGCTCGGCCCGCACCGGTCCCGACAGCCCGGAGTACGAACTCGGGGTGAAGGTCGGCTCGGCGCTCGCCAAGGCGGGCTACGCGGTGATCACCGGCGGCGGCCCCGGCGTGATGGAGGCGGCCAACAAGGGCGCGCTCGAAGCCGGCGGCGTCTCGGTCGGCCTCGGCATCGAGCTGCCGCACGAGCAGCGCCTCAACGACTACGTGGACCTCGGCATCGAGTTCCGCTACTTCTTCGTGCGCAAGACGATGTTCGTCAAGTACGCCAGCGGGTTCGTGGCCCTGCCCGGCGGTTTCGGGACGCTCGACGAGCTGTTCGAGGCGCTGACCCTGGTCCAGACCCGGAAGGTCACCTCGTTCCCGGTGATCATGATGGGCGCCGCGTTCTGGGCGCCGCTCGTCGACTGGGTCCGCGACACGCTGCTGACCACCGGCAAGATCTCGAAGCAGGACGTCGACCTGATCTCGGTCACCGACGACCCCGACGAGGCCGTGCGGATCATCGTGGAGGCCGACCGGCGCGCCGCCACTCAGTAG
- a CDS encoding DNA-3-methyladenine glycosylase I, translated as MTAHDGLVRCGWAGTTPDYVAYHDEEWGRPVRGDDLVFERITLEAFQSGLSWLTILRKRDNFRKAFAGFSIPAVAAFGESDVERLLADTGIVRNRAKIEAAVANARAAAELPGGLSALVWRYAEEPGRVPATLADVPASTAGSTALAKELKKNGFRFVGPTTAYALMQAIGLVNDHVADCHVREAVSALRRV; from the coding sequence GTGACGGCGCACGACGGGCTCGTCCGCTGCGGGTGGGCGGGCACGACGCCCGACTACGTCGCCTACCACGACGAGGAGTGGGGCCGTCCGGTCCGCGGGGACGACCTCGTCTTCGAACGGATCACCCTTGAGGCGTTCCAGTCCGGCCTGTCGTGGCTGACGATCCTGCGCAAGCGGGACAACTTCCGCAAGGCGTTCGCCGGGTTCTCCATCCCGGCGGTGGCGGCCTTCGGCGAGAGCGACGTGGAGCGCCTCCTCGCCGACACGGGCATCGTGCGCAACCGCGCCAAGATCGAGGCGGCCGTCGCCAACGCCCGCGCCGCCGCGGAGCTGCCGGGCGGGCTGTCGGCGCTGGTGTGGCGGTACGCCGAGGAGCCCGGGCGGGTGCCCGCCACCCTCGCCGACGTCCCGGCCAGCACCGCCGGCTCCACGGCGCTGGCCAAGGAGCTCAAGAAGAACGGCTTCCGCTTCGTCGGGCCCACCACGGCCTACGCCCTGATGCAGGCCATCGGGCTGGTGAACGACCACGTGGCCGACTGCCACGTCCGAGAGGCCGTCAGCGCCCTCCGCCGTGTCTGA
- a CDS encoding O-methyltransferase, translating to MATPASLEYAEEFVPEDDILRTARRRGIEVGAHPILPGCGAALCFLATVANARSVVEVGTGCGVSGLWLLRGMRPDGTLTSVDVEPEHQRMARQTFAEAGFSGSRIRLIGGRALDVLPRLADGGYDMVFCDAAKQEYIDYLTESVRLLRRGGVVVFCDAFCGDQVADPTQRDPDTVAIRELGKLVRNDERLRPLMLPLGSGLLAAVKLT from the coding sequence ATGGCGACACCGGCCAGCCTGGAGTACGCGGAGGAGTTCGTCCCGGAGGACGACATCCTGCGGACCGCGCGCCGGCGGGGCATCGAGGTCGGGGCGCACCCGATCCTGCCCGGGTGCGGAGCGGCGCTCTGCTTCCTCGCCACCGTGGCCAACGCGCGCTCGGTGGTGGAGGTCGGCACCGGGTGCGGGGTCTCCGGCCTGTGGCTGCTGCGCGGCATGCGCCCGGACGGCACGCTCACCAGCGTCGACGTGGAGCCGGAGCACCAGCGCATGGCGCGCCAGACGTTCGCGGAGGCCGGGTTCTCCGGCAGCCGCATCCGCCTGATCGGCGGCCGCGCGCTCGACGTGCTCCCCCGCCTCGCCGACGGCGGCTACGACATGGTCTTCTGCGACGCGGCCAAGCAGGAGTACATCGACTACCTCACCGAGTCGGTACGGCTCCTGCGCCGGGGCGGGGTCGTGGTCTTCTGCGACGCCTTCTGCGGCGACCAGGTGGCCGACCCGACCCAGCGCGACCCGGACACCGTCGCGATCCGGGAGCTGGGCAAGCTCGTCAGGAACGACGAGCGGCTGCGTCCGCTGATGCTGCCGCTCGGTTCCGGCCTCCTGGCCGCCGTGAAGCTGACCTGA